A genomic window from Salvia hispanica cultivar TCC Black 2014 chromosome 5, UniMelb_Shisp_WGS_1.0, whole genome shotgun sequence includes:
- the LOC125187649 gene encoding diacylglycerol O-acyltransferase 1A-like: MAILGSPEILGATSSSADDGGAHHATLRRRQTALSVPPSDSSSPEAESAIDDRHDADLSYDNEDEENTAKENEESSNVDGTDAMAAKLTFRAAAPTHRKNKESPLSSDAIFKQSHAGLFNLCIVVLVAVNSRLIIENLMKYGWLIKAGFWFSSTSLSDWPLLMCCLCLPVFPLGAFLVEKLVKLKYVYEWVAVFLHVIITTTAILLPVVVILRCDSAVLSGVTLMLFACIVWLKLVSYAHTNYDLRVLAKSLDKWEAVSRYWNLDYSYDVSFKSLVYFMVAPTLCYQPSYPQTSCIRKGWVVRQLIKLIIFTGFMGFIIEQYINPIVQNSQHPLKGNLLYAIERVLKLSVPNLYVWLCMFYCFFHLWLNILAELLCFGDREFYKDWWNAKTVEEYWRMWNMPVHKWIVRHIYCPCLQNGLPKMVAVLIAFLVSAIFHELCIAVPCHIFKFWAFSGIMLQVPLVIVTSHLQDKFKNSMVGNMMFWFFFCIFGQPMCVLLYYHDLMNRKASAR; the protein is encoded by the exons ATGGCGATCTTAGGCTCCCCGGAGATCCTCGGCGCGACGTCGTCCAGCGCCGACGATGGCGGCGCACACCACGCCACTCTTCGACGGAGACAGACTGCGCTCTCTGTTCCGCCCTCCGATTCCAGCTCTCCCGAGGCTGAGAGCGCAATCGATGACCGTCACGATGCTGATTTGAGCTATGATAACGAGGATGAGGAGAATACAGCTAAGGAGAATGAGGAGAGTAGTAATGTCGACGGAACGGACGCCATGGCTGCCAAATTGACATTCAGAGCAGCGGCGCCTACACATCGCAAAAATAAGGAGAGTCCTCTCAGCTCCGACGCCATATTTAAACAG AGCCATGCTGGTCTATTCAACCTATGTATAGTGGTGCTTGTTGCTGTAAATAGCAGACTTATAATTGAGAATTTGATGAAG TACGGTTGGCTAATCAAAGCAGGATTTTGGTTTAGTTCGACATCACTTAGTGATTGGCCATTGTTAATGTGTTG TCTTTGTCTACCAGTTTTTCCACTTGGTGCATTTCTTGTTGAGAAGTTGGTGAAACTAAAGTATGTATATGAATGG GTTGCAGTTTTtctacatgtaataattacaACAACAGCGATCTTGTTGCCAGTTGTTGTCATTCTTAG GTGTGATTCTGCTGTTCTATCAGGTGTTACGTTGATGCTCTTTGCTTGCATTGTATGGTTGAAGCTGGTTTCATACGCACATACAAATTATGATTTGAGAGTACTAGCAAAATCACTTGATAAG TGGGAAGCTGTATCCAGATACTGGAACCTCGACTACTCATATGATGTTAGCTTTAAGAGTCTGGTGTACTTCATGGTTGCTCCTACATTGTGTTACCAG CCAAGCTACCCTCAAACATCATGCATTCGGAAGGGTTGGGTTGTAAGGCAACTCATTAAGCTGATAATATTTACAGGATTCATGGGATTTATTATTGAACAg TATATAAACCCGATTGTTCAAAATTCTCAACATCCCCTGAAAGGAAATCTTTTGTATGCCATTGAGAGAGTCTTGAAGCTTTCAGTTCCAAATCTATACGTGTGGCTCTGcatgttttattgttttttccaCCTCTG GCTAAATATACTTGCTGAACTTTTATGCTTTGGGGACCGTGAGTTTTATAAGGATTGGTGGAATGCAAAGACAGTTGAGGAG TATTGGAGAATGTGGAATATG CCTGTTCATAAATGGATCGTTCGACATATATATTGCCCATGCTTACAAAATGGATTGCCAAAG ATGGTGGCAGTTTTGATTGCATTTCTTGTTTCTGCAATTTTCCATGAG TTGTGCATTGCTGTCCCTTGTCACATATTCAAGTTTTGGGCATTCTCTGGTATCATGCTCCAG GTTCCTCTTGTAATCGTGACAAGTCACTTGcaagataaatttaaaaactcaATG GTGGGCAATATGATGTTCTGGTTCTTCTTCTGCATCTTCGGCCAACCCATGTGCGTTCTGCTGTACTACCATGACTTGATGAATCGAAAAGCTAGCGCAAGGTAG
- the LOC125187629 gene encoding uncharacterized protein LOC125187629, whose protein sequence is MDCNKDEAIRAKEIAEKKMQSNDFEGARKIALKGKNLYRKLEYITQMLSICDVHCSAQKIILGSEKDWYGILQVEKSDDEAAIKKQYRRLALILHPDKNQFPGAEGAFKLICEANALLSDPAKKYAYDSKINAWSGSTTNPPNHQTNRSFQENNQYGAQNRNASDGFSSLNRDQNTDSTSVFWTQCPFCKVIYQYLRQYINRCLQCIKCHKSFDAYEMTAPCVSSTSSGNQGSQHVPSKPDIHQVDSSQVDSSQETDPENHENGVQNIQVSSVSGSHVDSFQETNPANRENSLQNISSVSGSQVNSSQETSHENRENGVQNIKAGSQGDASMKSVQPEAGVRKGGCSESIKVASSAENLKTGTEGKKRVRKLVIQYSDDSDTELEHVSYKKADEDYHSRPLKRAQTSEEADVVKHKDGNENKETGADHPKEGLKEKNKSSDKEDEIRGETGSGSSVVEIESSDIDLSSSNDSDTGYLECPDPEFYNFEKMHDESLFCANQFWACYDTFDSMPRFYAKVRKVRSSPFKLHITWLEAVPIHDSCKRWVERELPVGCGSFKLGKPDTISECLSLSHQVHCIKGKKKGSFFIYPRVGEVWALFRDWGISWSSNPENHKEFRYEIVEVLSDFAEGIGIKVAHLEKVSGFVSLFQRADQSESNSFLIGLTELYKFSHCVPSFKLTGTEREGVPVGSFELDPGSLPLNPDDLYFPKRAKIERGYKNPSVGNSLPKYAKERGKSSSTGSS, encoded by the coding sequence ATGGATTGCAACAAAGATGAGGCTATCAGGGCCAAGGAAATTGCTGAGAAGAAGATGCAGAGCAATGACTTCGAAGGCGCCCGTAAGATTGCTTTGAAGGGAAAAAACCTCTACCGGAAACTCGAATATATTACGCAGATGCTGAGCATCTGTGATGTGCACTGCTCAGCTCAGAAAATTATTCTAGGATCCGAAAAGGACTGGTACGGAATCCTTCAAGTTGAAAAGTCGGATGACGAGGCTGCGATCAAGAAACAATATCGCCGGCTAGCACTTATTCTGCATCCAGATAAGAATCAATTCCCTGGTGCTGAGGGGGCTTTTAAGTTGATTTGTGAAGCAAATGCATTGCTTTCAGATCCAGCAAAGAAATATGCATACGACAGTAAGATAAATGCCTGGTCCGGATCTACTACAAACCCTCCGAATCATCAGACTAACAGAAGCTTTCAGGAAAATAATCAATATGGTGCTCAAAACAGAAATGCATCTGATGGTTTCAGCAGCCTGAATCGAGATCAAAATACGGACTCTACCTCGGTTTTCTGGACACAATGCCCGTTCTGCAAAGTAATCTACCAGTATCTGAGACAATATATCAACAGATGTTTGCAGTGCATCAAATGCCATAAGAGTTTTGATGCATATGAAATGACTGCTCCTTGTGTTTCCTCAACTAGTTCGGGGAACCAAGGCTCTCAGCATGTGCCATCAAAACCTGATATACACCAAGTTGATAGTTCTCAAGTTGATAGTTCTCAAGAGACTGATCCGGAAAATCATGAAAATGGTGTGCAAAATATCCAAGTGTCTTCAGTGTCTGGATCACACGTTGATAGTTTTCAAGAGACTAATCCGGCAAATCGTGAAAATAGTTTGCAAAATATCTCTTCAGTGTCTGGATCACAAGTTAATAGTTCTCAAGAGACTAGTCATGAAAATCGGGAAAATGGTGTGCAAAATATCAAAGCTGGATCACAAGGGGATGCCAGCATGAAAAGTGTTCAACCAGAGGCAGGTGTCCGAAAAGGAGGTTGTTCCGAGAGTATCAAGGTAGCTAGTAGtgctgaaaatttgaagacCGGGACGGAAGGCAAGAAGAGGGTGAGGAAGTTAGTGATACAATACAGTGATGATTCTGATACTGAGCTAGAGCATGTATCGTACAAGAAAGCTGATGAAGATTATCATTCTAGACCTCTTAAGAGAGCTCAAACAAGCGAAGAGGCAGATGTTGTGAAGCATAAGGATGGCAATGAAAACAAAGAGACAGGAGCTGATCACCCCAAAGAAGGTTTGAAGGAAAAGAATAAGAGCTCTGACAAAGAAGATGAGATCAGAGGCGAAACTGGCAGTGGGTCTAGTGTAGTGGAAATTGAAAGCTCTGACATAGATTTATCTTCAAGTAATGATTCAGATACAGGCTATTTGGAGTGTCCTGATCCagaattttacaattttgagAAGATGCACGATGAAAGCCTATTTTGTGCGAATCAGTTTTGGGCTTGTTATGATACGTTCGATAGCATGCCAAGATTCTATGCTAAGGTGAGGAAGGTACGCTCTTCTCCgtttaaattgcatattaCATGGCTGGAAGCTGTTCCTATACATGATTCCTGTAAAAGATGGGTAGAGAGGGAGTTACCTGTTGGTTGTGGAAGCTTTAAACTTGGTAAACCTGATACTATATCAGAATGCTTGTCACTTTCTCATCAAGTGCATTGTATAAAAGGCAAAAAGAAAGGTTCTTTTTTCATATACCCGAGAGTAGGCGAGGTCTGGGCTCTTTTCAGAGACTGGGGCATCAGTTGGAGTTCCAACCCAGAGAATCATAAGGAATTCAGATATGAAATTGTAGAGGTGCTCTCTGATTTTGCTGAAGGTATTGGCATAAAAGTTGCTCATTtggaaaaggttagtggattTGTGAGCCTTTTCCAGAGAGCAGACCAAAGTGAGAGTAATTCATTTCTGATAGGGCTGACAGAGCTGTACAAATTCTCCCACTGTGTTCCCAGTTTCAAATTGACTGGCACGGAACGAGAGGGAGTGCCGGTAGGTTCATTTGAACTTGATCCTGGCTCCTTACCTCTTAACCCCGATGACTTGTATTTTCCTAAGAGAGCCAAAATCGAGCGTGGATATAAGAATCCTAGCGTTGGGAACTCACTTCCCAAATATGCTAAGGAAAGGGGTAAATCTTCTTCGACAGGGAGTTCTTGA
- the LOC125190348 gene encoding IQ domain-containing protein IQM1-like yields the protein MGLSLSLLVSAWQETVNHRLFNLAFGVDFGGGKMLRTNSFGKSGGSVAMTITKGLNTMTRKNSIKLINCEPVKLVLETSLSFKDLVQDIRKSDGANKLVSAVDLPEPAVMFSPHPVSELDAAAVKLQKVYKSYRTRRNLADCAVVVEELWWKALDFAALKRSSVSFFNVEKPETAVSRWARARTRAAKVGKGLSKDEKAQKLALQHWLEAIDPRHRYGHNLHIYYDVWFKSESVQPFFYWLDVGDGKEVNIEKCPRTNLQKQCITYLGPKERESYEVVVEDGKLMYKENGMLVETVEGSKWIFVLSTTRTLYIGQKKKGVFQHSSFLAGGAITAAGRLVAHGGVLEAIWPYSGHYLPTEENFKEFISFLEEHSVDLADVKRCATDDDRPPVTNELPISRNTSQSNLSQQENATTRDQDVPSMEPLRDHEDKIGFNFAKRMSCKWSTGTGPRIGCVREYPTELQTRALEQVNLSPRVANGCLGNYGPIPSPRPSPKLRLSPRVSYMGLPSPRTPIAAAN from the exons ATGGGATTATCTCTCTCATTGCTTGTATCAGCTTGGCAAGAAACTGTGAACCATAGGCTTTTCAATTTGGCTTTTGGTGTTGATTTTGGGGGTGGAAAAATGTTGAGAACCAATAGTTTTGGGAAATCAGGAGGGTCTGTGGCCATGACCATAACAAAAGGGCTTAACACCATGACCAGGAAGAATTCCATAAAATTGATCAACTGTGAGCCTGTTAAACTGGTTCTTGAAACCTCACTTTCATTCAAGGACTTGGTTCAAGATATAAGGAAATCAGATGGTGCTAATAAGTTGGTGTCTGCTGTTGATCTCCCGGAGCCTGCTGTAATGTTCTCCCCGCACCCTGTTAGTGAGCTGGATGCAGCTGCAGTGAAACTCCAGAAGGTGTACAAGAGCTACCGGACTAGGCGAAACCTTGCTGATTGTGCAGTTGTTGTGGAGGAGCTATG GTGGAAGGCCTTGGACTTTGCTGCTTTGAAACGGAGCTCTGTCTCGTTCTTTAACGTCGAGAAGCCAGAGACTGCTGTCTCGCGCTGGGCTAGAGCGCGCACCAGAGCTGCCAAG GTGGGAAAGGGGTTGTCTAAGGATGAAAAGGCTCAAAAACTGGCACTTCAGCACTGGCTTGAAGCT ATTGATCCGCGTCATCGTTATGGACACAATTTGCACATCTACTATGATGTGTGGTTCAAGAGCGAGAGCGTGCAGCCTTTCTTCTACTGGCTGGACGTTGGAGACGGGAAGGAAGTGAATATCGAGAAATGCCCAAGAACCAATCTGCAAAAGCAATGCATCACTTATCTAGGACCA AAGGAGAGGGAATCGTATGAAGTCGTGGTTGAGGATGGAAAGCTTATGTACAAAGAAAATGGTATGTTGGTGGAAACCGTCGAGGGATCAAAGTGGATCTTTGTTCTTAGCACAACAAGAACTCTGTACATCGggcagaagaagaagggagTTTTCCAGCATTCGAGTTTCTTAGCCGGAGGAGCCATCACAGCAGCTGGAAGATTGGTGGCCCATGGAGGTGTTCTTGAG GCAATTTGGCCATACAGTGGTCACTATCTTCCCACGGAAGAAAACTTCAAAGAGTTCATAAGCTTCCTCGAGGAGCACTCTGTTGATCTTGCAGACGTCAAG AGATGCGCTACTGATGATGACCGTCCTCCTGTTACGAACGAGCTGCCAATTTCGCGGAACACATCACAGAGCAACCTCAGCCAACAGGAGAACGCCACCACACGCGATCAAGACGTTCCATCAATGGAGCCACTGCGTGATCACGAAGATAAGATTGGATTCAACTTTGCCAAGCGTATGTCGTGCAAGTGGAGCACAGGAACTGGGCCGAGGATCGGGTGTGTGAGGGAGTATCCCACGGAGCTACAAACACGAGCACTTGAACAAGTGAATCTTTCACCGAGGGTGGCGAATGGATGCCTTGGCAACTACGGGCCAATCCCTTCACCCCGGCCTAGTCCAAAGCTTCGACTTTCTCCTAGAGTTTCGTACATGGGACTGCCCAGTCCGAGGACTCCCATAGCTGCAGCTAACTGA